One genomic window of Desmospora activa DSM 45169 includes the following:
- a CDS encoding 3-hydroxyacyl-ACP dehydratase FabZ family protein, giving the protein MNEILEVLPYRPPFLLVDQICEYQSGYWVKGYKNLSWSEWFFDQKSEKPAMPFMLVVESIAQLSVCLDDPQNGLGFLASFKGVRFENHAYPGDRLDLFFEIIKKKRTFMIGYGEARVEGKSIVQVEEMSIYLSANAG; this is encoded by the coding sequence TTGAATGAAATATTAGAAGTGCTTCCTTACCGTCCGCCTTTTTTACTGGTGGATCAGATCTGTGAGTACCAATCCGGTTATTGGGTGAAAGGATATAAGAACTTAAGCTGGTCTGAATGGTTCTTTGATCAGAAAAGTGAAAAACCTGCCATGCCTTTTATGTTGGTAGTGGAATCCATCGCTCAACTTAGTGTATGTCTTGATGATCCTCAAAATGGTCTGGGATTTCTTGCTTCATTTAAAGGGGTTCGTTTTGAGAACCACGCTTATCCAGGGGATCGCTTGGATTTATTTTTTGAAATAATCAAGAAGAAACGGACATTTATGATTGGATATGGTGAGGCACGCGTAGAAGGAAAAAGCATTGTTCAAGTGGAAGAAATGTCGATTTATCTGAGCGCAAATGCAGGATAA
- the fabF gene encoding beta-ketoacyl-ACP synthase II, translated as MNRRVVITGCGLISPIGVNTIDYWNNLISGKSGIGPITRFDTEDFSVKIAGEVRGFDPLAYISKKNVRRMDYFTQYAVAAALQAIDQAKLEISKQLSPRVGVFVSSCNGGFNYIQENVKNLLENGPKRVSPYFSSATLVNIPSGEISILIGAKGQSGAIVTACATGTSSVGEAMRLIQSGRADVMLAGGTADAITPLDLAAYSNVKALSRRNEEPEKASRPFDRDRDGFVIGAGGGVLVLEEAEHAIGRGAKILAELVGYGATTDAYHITAPDPSGSGAVRAIRLALEEAKIQPRDVNYINAHGTSTPFNDQMETKAIKTVFGEDAGRILVSSNKSMIGHLMGGAGAVELIATVYSILEKKVPPTINCDHPDDELDLNYVPHQAQSCDIEYAISNSFGFGGHNAVLVVRRWNESSSNLL; from the coding sequence TTGAATAGAAGAGTGGTTATTACCGGTTGTGGACTGATCAGTCCCATCGGTGTTAACACGATTGATTATTGGAACAATCTCATTTCCGGTAAAAGCGGTATTGGCCCGATTACACGCTTTGATACAGAGGATTTTTCTGTCAAAATAGCGGGTGAAGTTCGTGGGTTTGATCCATTAGCGTACATATCCAAAAAAAATGTGCGACGCATGGATTATTTTACGCAATATGCGGTTGCAGCGGCTTTACAGGCTATCGATCAAGCAAAACTTGAGATTAGCAAACAGTTGTCGCCCAGAGTAGGGGTTTTTGTCAGTTCCTGCAATGGCGGATTCAATTACATACAAGAAAATGTGAAAAATTTACTTGAAAATGGCCCAAAGCGTGTAAGTCCATACTTTTCTTCCGCTACACTGGTCAATATTCCATCCGGTGAAATTTCCATTCTCATTGGAGCCAAGGGACAGTCGGGGGCAATCGTTACCGCTTGTGCTACAGGAACCAGCTCTGTGGGGGAAGCGATGAGACTCATTCAAAGTGGTCGAGCCGATGTTATGTTGGCTGGAGGAACAGCCGATGCGATTACCCCTTTGGATTTAGCCGCCTATTCGAATGTAAAAGCCTTGTCCCGACGAAACGAGGAACCAGAAAAGGCGAGTCGTCCGTTTGACCGTGATCGGGACGGATTTGTCATTGGAGCCGGAGGCGGAGTATTGGTATTGGAAGAAGCAGAGCACGCCATCGGGCGGGGAGCAAAGATTCTAGCGGAATTGGTCGGGTACGGTGCTACAACGGACGCATACCATATCACAGCACCGGATCCGTCTGGATCTGGCGCTGTGAGGGCTATTCGTTTAGCTCTGGAAGAGGCAAAGATTCAGCCTCGTGATGTAAATTATATTAATGCGCATGGCACAAGTACCCCGTTTAACGACCAGATGGAGACTAAAGCGATTAAAACGGTTTTTGGAGAAGATGCGGGGCGGATTCTAGTCAGTTCCAACAAGTCGATGATCGGACATTTGATGGGGGGAGCTGGTGCCGTAGAGTTGATTGCCACGGTATATTCCATACTGGAAAAAAAGGTTCCTCCTACCATCAATTGTGACCATCCCGATGATGAGTTGGATCTAAACTATGTTCCACATCAGGCACAATCCTGCGACATTGAATACGCGATCAGCAACTCTTTTGGATTTGGTGGGCACAATGCGGTACTGGTTGTTCGTCGGTGGAATGAATCTTCATCTAACCTCCTGTAG
- a CDS encoding kinase gives MRLAQSRSYKNRGVIPATGKGKAFGTFGELLQGVDGENGLDFLVTFPIQTHSYATFYFDSEMDSLQVNPSHKKKSFQLISQILMDHGYPPVGRLEIFSEMPEGKGLASSSADLVAAARSIENCLNLKMSTDYLLSLMRTIEPTDGVMYKGVVSFFHRKVELCRFLGTLPPLTVVGIDEGGKIDTVQFNNTPKPFTQIEKKEYHFLHQKIVKAIAEQDVKSIGEVSTRSAQLNQKIRPKRLLDSIICISEEVGGIGVAVAHSGTYLGILLDPRRQPYPLQLEQAQKLMGQLSDNVTLFHSLTFE, from the coding sequence GTGAGGTTGGCGCAATCCCGCTCTTATAAAAATCGAGGGGTGATTCCGGCTACAGGGAAGGGGAAAGCGTTTGGCACATTTGGGGAATTATTGCAAGGGGTTGATGGCGAAAATGGCCTGGATTTCTTGGTTACGTTTCCAATTCAAACGCATTCTTATGCCACCTTCTATTTTGACTCGGAGATGGATTCATTACAAGTAAACCCTTCCCATAAAAAAAAATCCTTTCAACTCATATCTCAAATACTAATGGACCATGGGTATCCTCCTGTAGGCAGGTTGGAGATATTTAGTGAAATGCCAGAAGGAAAAGGGTTAGCCAGCTCCTCTGCGGACTTAGTGGCTGCTGCTCGTTCGATTGAAAATTGTTTGAATTTAAAAATGTCTACAGATTACCTACTTTCTTTGATGAGAACGATCGAACCGACGGATGGTGTCATGTATAAAGGGGTTGTTTCCTTTTTCCACCGCAAGGTGGAGCTGTGTCGGTTTTTAGGAACGCTCCCCCCACTAACAGTGGTGGGGATCGATGAAGGTGGAAAGATCGATACGGTTCAATTCAATAATACTCCCAAGCCTTTCACTCAAATAGAAAAAAAGGAGTACCATTTTCTTCATCAAAAGATTGTGAAGGCAATAGCCGAACAAGACGTAAAGTCCATTGGAGAAGTGTCCACTCGAAGTGCCCAGCTGAATCAGAAGATTCGGCCAAAACGATTGTTGGACTCAATCATTTGCATATCTGAAGAAGTAGGAGGAATCGGTGTGGCTGTTGCCCACAGTGGAACGTATTTGGGAATTTTATTGGACCCCCGTCGACAACCATATCCGTTGCAGTTGGAACAGGCTCAAAAATTGATGGGTCAACTATCGGATAATGTGACGCTGTTCCACTCACTTACTTTTGAATAG
- a CDS encoding ATP-grasp domain-containing protein, which translates to MGNILLFIESNTTGSGMQALHQARKMGFSPIFTTGDPSRYRGLGETSAEVLTCDTNRLESLIKAIEKRLNPQEISGITTTSDFYLETVAALAQRWGFPGNTPETVRICRNKAETRRVLQQADVPQPKYMIIQSGNWPEVLPVDFPCIVKPADDSGSNGVFMCRNQDEVKNQAARLLEITHNIRGQPTVQTVLIEEYIEGQEYSVEMLTYKGESVCIGITEKKTVGIPYFIESRHMFPAPLNKAKKEELEKVVRTALKAVGFDNGPSHTEVKWTKNGCQVIEMNARLAGGMIPQAIQLATGIDLLQEQIRIAVGQSPRVTWSKKGCAGVKFLMAEREGVLSGINGIEIVRQMKGVHCVEMTSDFFKRIQPPENSYHRLGFFIAYGEDYGGVSKVMKEAEARLKIEYWNGGEWDDRPAQ; encoded by the coding sequence ATGGGAAATATACTGCTATTTATTGAATCAAATACGACAGGCTCGGGAATGCAGGCTCTTCATCAGGCAAGGAAAATGGGGTTTTCACCTATATTCACAACTGGAGATCCTTCCCGCTATCGGGGACTAGGAGAAACTTCCGCCGAGGTTTTAACGTGTGACACCAATCGATTGGAAAGTTTGATAAAAGCGATAGAAAAGCGACTGAATCCACAAGAAATATCCGGAATTACTACAACTTCAGATTTTTACCTGGAAACAGTGGCTGCCCTAGCCCAAAGGTGGGGATTTCCGGGGAATACTCCGGAAACGGTTCGGATCTGTCGTAATAAAGCGGAGACGAGAAGGGTGCTTCAGCAAGCTGATGTTCCACAACCGAAATATATGATTATTCAAAGCGGAAATTGGCCAGAAGTGTTGCCAGTGGACTTTCCGTGCATCGTCAAGCCAGCGGATGATAGTGGTTCCAACGGTGTGTTCATGTGTCGGAATCAAGACGAAGTGAAAAATCAAGCAGCCCGATTGCTGGAGATCACCCACAATATACGTGGACAACCCACAGTTCAGACGGTTCTGATCGAAGAGTATATAGAGGGGCAAGAGTATAGTGTCGAAATGTTGACTTATAAAGGGGAAAGCGTATGTATTGGCATCACGGAGAAAAAAACAGTTGGAATTCCTTATTTCATCGAATCTAGACATATGTTTCCGGCTCCTCTAAACAAAGCGAAGAAAGAGGAATTGGAGAAAGTGGTAAGAACAGCGCTTAAAGCAGTAGGGTTTGATAACGGTCCAAGTCATACCGAAGTGAAGTGGACCAAAAATGGATGTCAAGTGATTGAAATGAATGCTCGCTTGGCCGGCGGCATGATTCCCCAGGCGATTCAATTGGCAACCGGAATCGATTTATTGCAGGAACAAATACGGATTGCGGTTGGGCAATCACCGAGAGTAACTTGGTCGAAAAAAGGTTGTGCAGGGGTAAAGTTTCTGATGGCCGAACGCGAAGGCGTTTTGTCTGGGATAAATGGCATAGAGATTGTGCGTCAAATGAAAGGAGTTCATTGTGTGGAGATGACATCCGATTTTTTCAAACGGATTCAGCCTCCGGAAAATTCATATCATCGTCTTGGGTTTTTTATCGCTTATGGAGAGGATTATGGTGGGGTTTCTAAAGTCATGAAGGAAGCGGAAGCCCGGTTAAAAATAGAGTATTGGAATGGAGGGGAGTGGGATGATCGACCTGCGCAGTGA
- a CDS encoding cysteine synthase family protein, producing MLYQNLIQSIGNTPLVRLKKESCSPGNVFAKMELLNPFAMKDRVAKQAILEAKRTGRLKEGAPVIESSSGTLALGVAMVGGFLGHEVHIVTDPRIDLITLSKLQSMGACIHIVKEMSQHGWQSARLEKLKELLNQYPNAYWLRQYENPENPKSYRMLAEELQQDLKDIDILVGSVGSGGSLCGTARALKERGYSPKVVAVDAVGSVLFGQPDKPKRLQGGLGNSLHPPNVDHSIIDEVHWLNDREAFSATVELARVEKVFAGNSSGSVYAVARWISRQVPPETNIVAIFPDRGDRYCQTIYDDSYRLQNNVTLPEHLVPQEVPYGTVVDCWSYSRLNQGANHGKYTAIY from the coding sequence ATGCTATATCAAAACTTGATACAAAGTATTGGAAATACCCCTTTAGTGCGTTTAAAAAAAGAAAGTTGTTCACCTGGAAATGTTTTCGCCAAGATGGAGTTGCTCAATCCATTTGCCATGAAAGATCGTGTAGCCAAACAAGCAATCTTGGAAGCTAAGCGAACGGGGCGTTTAAAAGAAGGAGCTCCAGTCATTGAAAGTTCATCCGGAACATTGGCTCTGGGGGTTGCGATGGTGGGCGGTTTTTTGGGCCATGAGGTTCACATTGTAACGGATCCGCGCATCGATCTCATCACTTTAAGTAAGTTACAGTCTATGGGGGCATGTATCCACATTGTTAAGGAAATGTCGCAACACGGATGGCAGAGCGCTCGCTTGGAAAAGCTGAAGGAATTACTAAACCAGTATCCCAATGCCTACTGGTTACGTCAGTACGAAAATCCCGAAAACCCCAAATCATACAGAATGTTAGCGGAAGAGCTACAGCAGGATTTAAAAGACATCGATATCTTGGTAGGGTCTGTGGGAAGCGGTGGATCACTCTGCGGTACAGCCCGTGCTTTAAAAGAGAGGGGTTATTCTCCTAAAGTGGTTGCGGTTGATGCAGTGGGAAGTGTACTGTTTGGCCAACCAGACAAACCAAAGCGATTGCAAGGGGGACTAGGAAACAGCCTTCATCCTCCCAATGTAGACCACTCGATTATCGATGAAGTTCATTGGTTAAACGATCGAGAAGCCTTTAGTGCGACTGTCGAACTTGCCCGAGTAGAAAAAGTTTTTGCCGGTAACAGCTCGGGTTCCGTATACGCGGTGGCCCGATGGATCAGTCGACAAGTCCCGCCTGAAACCAATATCGTAGCTATTTTCCCTGATCGCGGTGATCGTTACTGTCAGACTATTTATGATGATTCTTATCGGTTGCAAAATAATGTTACATTACCAGAACATCTCGTTCCCCAAGAGGTGCCTTACGGTACGGTGGTAGACTGTTGGTCATACTCCCGACTAAATCAAGGAGCCAATCATGGGAAATATACTGCTATTTATTGA
- the ltaE gene encoding low-specificity L-threonine aldolase codes for MIDLRSDTFTQPTPEMKEAMFRAKLGDDVYGEDPTVNRLEALSADLLKKEAACFMPSGTMANLTSILTHCPRGAKVLVGNESDIYIYEAGGASVCGGVVYEPIPTQSDGRLLLNDLEHAFPEDMDDPQFALPALICLENTHNRCGGVVLSLEYLDEIQMFARKKKIPIHMDGARLFHASVSMGIPVDDITRYADSIQFCLSKGLCSPIGSMVVGSGEFIEKVRRWRKMLGGGMRQAGVVAAAGIYSLQNMIFRLQEDHQKARGFAESLSRLPGIKVNLETVQTNIVLFEILDPRFTWRTFQHMLQQKGLLVSEMGFGRLRAVFHHDVTFTEVDEALTAVKEVLAEGPTLMEGDLVVGGDKPIAR; via the coding sequence ATGATCGACCTGCGCAGTGACACATTTACACAGCCAACTCCAGAGATGAAGGAAGCGATGTTTCGAGCCAAACTGGGTGATGATGTCTACGGGGAAGATCCTACCGTCAACCGATTGGAGGCTCTTTCGGCAGACTTATTGAAGAAAGAAGCTGCATGCTTCATGCCAAGCGGTACCATGGCCAATTTGACATCCATTTTGACTCACTGCCCCAGGGGGGCAAAAGTGCTTGTTGGAAATGAATCGGATATTTATATTTACGAAGCTGGTGGAGCTTCCGTTTGTGGAGGTGTGGTGTATGAACCGATCCCCACTCAATCTGACGGGCGCTTGTTACTAAATGATTTGGAGCATGCATTTCCCGAAGATATGGATGATCCTCAGTTTGCGTTGCCTGCTCTGATTTGCTTGGAGAACACCCATAACCGTTGTGGGGGGGTTGTTCTTTCTCTTGAGTATCTGGATGAGATACAGATGTTTGCAAGGAAAAAGAAAATACCTATCCATATGGATGGAGCCAGACTGTTTCACGCATCGGTTTCTATGGGAATACCGGTCGATGATATTACCCGTTATGCCGATTCGATTCAATTCTGTCTATCCAAGGGTTTGTGTAGTCCGATCGGGTCGATGGTTGTAGGAAGTGGGGAATTTATTGAGAAGGTTCGTCGTTGGAGGAAAATGTTGGGGGGTGGGATGCGCCAAGCAGGAGTGGTGGCTGCAGCGGGGATATATTCCCTGCAAAACATGATATTTCGCTTGCAAGAGGATCATCAAAAAGCACGAGGTTTTGCAGAATCTTTATCCCGACTTCCCGGCATTAAGGTGAACCTGGAGACAGTACAGACCAATATCGTTTTGTTTGAAATTCTAGATCCCCGCTTTACCTGGAGAACATTCCAGCACATGTTACAACAGAAGGGATTACTGGTAAGTGAGATGGGCTTTGGGCGGCTCCGAGCGGTGTTTCACCATGATGTGACCTTCACCGAAGTCGATGAAGCCTTGACCGCGGTGAAAGAAGTATTGGCGGAAGGACCTACTTTAATGGAAGGCGATTTAGTAGTTGGAGGCGACAAACCAATTGCGCGCTGA
- a CDS encoding thioesterase II family protein, which produces MEATNQLRADMKIHTGNWIKKLNHPLNPSYHLFCFPYAGGGSWAYYSWKEHLSLRVGLYSIMLPGREERTAEPPVTSIQELVNKLGPAMLSYLHQPYVFFGHSMGALVAFELARYLMNVGAPAPVHLFLSAFPAPHLLLPKDMDQYRLSDDDFIDHVKKLGGIPEEVWRHRELVDMVLPLIRSDFRLFQTYQYQEGTPLPCGITVFGGMDDQEIPMENLSAWEKHSGEAFKLQMFTGGAFLLI; this is translated from the coding sequence TTGGAGGCGACAAACCAATTGCGCGCTGATATGAAGATTCATACCGGTAATTGGATAAAAAAACTCAACCATCCTCTTAATCCGTCATATCACCTATTCTGTTTTCCATATGCGGGCGGAGGAAGTTGGGCTTACTACTCCTGGAAAGAACATCTCTCTTTACGGGTGGGTCTCTATTCAATAATGTTGCCCGGTCGGGAAGAGCGAACGGCGGAACCTCCCGTAACTTCTATACAAGAGCTGGTAAATAAATTAGGTCCGGCCATGTTATCTTACCTTCATCAACCCTATGTTTTTTTTGGTCACAGTATGGGGGCTTTAGTTGCTTTTGAACTGGCCAGATATCTGATGAATGTAGGGGCTCCTGCGCCAGTGCATCTCTTTTTGTCCGCTTTTCCGGCCCCTCATCTTCTTCTCCCCAAAGACATGGATCAATATCGTTTGTCTGATGATGACTTTATTGATCACGTGAAAAAGCTGGGAGGAATACCAGAAGAGGTCTGGCGTCATCGGGAGCTTGTCGACATGGTTCTCCCGTTGATACGCTCTGATTTTCGGTTGTTTCAGACATACCAATACCAAGAAGGGACTCCTTTGCCCTGTGGAATTACAGTTTTCGGAGGGATGGACGATCAGGAGATCCCGATGGAAAATCTGAGCGCATGGGAGAAGCATTCCGGGGAAGCGTTTAAGCTGCAGATGTTTACGGGGGGGGCATTTCTACTTATATGA
- a CDS encoding DUF4097 family beta strand repeat-containing protein yields MGKKIIFPVFFLFVMTVMISGCALVKGDPMTEEDSLDAGDVNSISVNYGSVDVVVEDGSSNQLEVVLDTFERGPRLSMNQRGDHVDISTEWEGLRIGIMKIGGYLTDPPKVTVKVPKDYNQDLNLEGSSGNIELRNLNLNQLQFSASASNVNGEGITAKRINGSTTSGGISIAFGKFSTHMNLSSTSGNIDLNLNDESPDLTLRIATKSGSKSIDFPVSGNEESGTIGDGTHQVQLDTTSGGISVAP; encoded by the coding sequence ATGGGTAAAAAGATTATTTTTCCTGTATTTTTTCTTTTTGTAATGACGGTAATGATATCGGGGTGTGCCCTCGTCAAAGGGGATCCGATGACCGAAGAGGATTCATTGGATGCAGGTGATGTTAACAGTATTTCAGTGAATTATGGAAGTGTGGATGTCGTTGTTGAGGATGGTTCCTCGAACCAATTGGAAGTGGTGTTAGATACCTTTGAACGAGGACCGAGGCTTTCCATGAATCAGAGAGGAGATCACGTCGATATCTCAACAGAATGGGAGGGGCTTCGAATAGGAATTATGAAAATCGGCGGTTATTTAACTGATCCCCCCAAAGTGACGGTCAAGGTTCCGAAAGACTACAATCAAGACTTGAATCTCGAAGGATCCTCGGGAAATATTGAGTTGCGAAATCTTAACCTGAATCAACTCCAATTCTCCGCTTCGGCTAGTAATGTGAACGGAGAGGGGATTACTGCAAAACGGATTAATGGCAGCACTACCAGTGGAGGTATATCTATCGCGTTTGGAAAATTTTCCACCCATATGAATCTATCGAGTACTAGCGGAAATATCGACCTAAATCTGAATGATGAAAGTCCGGATCTGACACTACGAATCGCCACAAAATCCGGCTCCAAAAGTATTGATTTTCCTGTAAGCGGCAATGAAGAATCGGGCACCATCGGTGACGGTACCCATCAAGTTCAACTAGATACAACTTCAGGCGGCATCTCAGTTGCACCATAA
- a CDS encoding argininosuccinate lyase, producing MDSGVDFKGLTGRIKESPHNAWREEVLNPQLRYEARHLLPYYLWIEKALLVEHQRLGLINRNEVVDIHSAIDQLHPDEVLKQAEAHLSDMAFTIEGMITANLPQPVIAWHVDRSRNDYQATAQMMHIRDSLFDIAAQLSELVRVTLHLTEKHVDTVMPGYTHHQAAQVISPAFYLTAFLEFLIQTSRRLLSVYNEGNGCPLGSGAMAGQELAWDRDRLAEYLGFSYPVHNALSGVASREWILRISGEISIFATSLSRFLTDFTQWGSNEYGFIDLPDELSGISSSMPQKKNFPILERIRGRTSHLISIHMGMIVAQRNTPYSNLVEVSKEAGAPIPSLFQTMKSLLRLLTVFMSHLRFQEKRMRQACEKEFLGGFSLANALTLEAGIPYRTAQVIVGKVIVSSINKGLIPADMKAKDVGEVCMEYGYKVSISDDWVQSYFDVDQNLLRKRSLGSTHPEQVREMVNRFQQVFVQLENDWSQYQIEQQKAKRTLDNILKD from the coding sequence TTGGATTCTGGTGTTGATTTTAAAGGCTTGACAGGTCGTATCAAGGAAAGCCCCCATAATGCCTGGAGGGAAGAAGTGTTGAACCCTCAACTCCGGTATGAGGCTCGTCATCTTCTTCCCTATTATCTTTGGATTGAAAAAGCACTTCTAGTCGAGCACCAACGATTAGGGTTGATCAATCGTAATGAAGTTGTCGATATTCACTCCGCAATTGATCAGTTACATCCAGATGAGGTGTTAAAACAAGCGGAAGCTCATTTATCAGACATGGCCTTTACGATTGAAGGAATGATCACCGCCAATCTACCCCAACCTGTTATAGCATGGCATGTAGACCGGAGTCGCAACGACTATCAAGCGACTGCTCAGATGATGCATATCAGAGATTCTCTATTTGATATTGCCGCACAGTTGTCCGAGTTGGTTCGGGTTACTCTCCATTTGACGGAAAAACATGTGGATACGGTGATGCCGGGGTATACACATCATCAAGCGGCACAGGTGATCAGCCCAGCTTTTTATCTAACCGCTTTTTTGGAGTTTTTGATTCAAACGTCTCGTCGATTGTTATCGGTCTACAACGAGGGAAATGGCTGTCCATTGGGAAGTGGGGCGATGGCGGGGCAGGAACTGGCGTGGGATCGGGATCGACTTGCTGAGTATCTCGGATTTTCATACCCAGTCCACAACGCTCTAAGCGGTGTTGCATCAAGGGAATGGATTTTGCGTATTTCCGGGGAGATATCAATCTTTGCTACCTCCTTGAGTCGCTTTTTAACAGACTTTACTCAGTGGGGAAGTAATGAATACGGGTTTATCGATTTACCAGACGAATTAAGTGGGATTTCGTCTTCGATGCCGCAAAAGAAAAACTTCCCCATCTTGGAACGGATTCGGGGAAGGACATCCCACTTGATCTCGATCCATATGGGAATGATCGTGGCTCAACGAAATACGCCATACAGTAACCTGGTAGAAGTATCGAAAGAAGCAGGGGCACCAATACCTTCGCTTTTCCAGACGATGAAATCACTTCTTCGGCTGTTAACCGTGTTTATGAGTCATCTACGCTTTCAAGAAAAGAGAATGCGTCAAGCCTGCGAGAAGGAATTTCTGGGAGGTTTTTCATTAGCAAATGCCTTGACATTAGAAGCAGGAATTCCATACCGCACAGCTCAGGTGATCGTAGGAAAAGTGATTGTTTCTTCTATTAATAAAGGGCTTATTCCCGCAGACATGAAAGCCAAAGATGTCGGCGAAGTGTGTATGGAGTATGGTTATAAAGTGTCTATTTCCGATGATTGGGTTCAAAGCTATTTTGATGTGGATCAAAATCTTCTACGAAAACGATCATTGGGATCGACTCACCCTGAGCAAGTACGAGAGATGGTGAATCGATTTCAACAAGTATTCGTTCAATTAGAAAATGATTGGTCGCAGTACCAAATCGAGCAGCAGAAAGCGAAGAGGACGCTGGATAATATTTTAAAAGATTAA
- a CDS encoding S8 family peptidase, producing the protein MKRELWALFLVFLLITSLSISLWSPTTVESATSESIEKRLIVKYKTKTSENVRQSLVRKRGDQIILESHQLDFLVVEIPEGESSSLAVEQYRKHPDVEYVELDRPGNVDIVTNDLSTPQWNRQKVKAFLPNDPLFSTYQWGLQKIKAPEAWDLTMGSSDVTIAVVDSGVQDDHPDLEGRVIKGYDFVENDWDPQDEYGHGTHIAGIAAATTNNGIGIAGIAPHSKILSVRIFKNETDSGYTSYFAQGIIHAADQGADVITCSFGINEHSPTLEAAVLYAWEKGAVVIGSAGNNPTSKPRYPAAYKPAISVANTDSNDEKAESSNFGEWVDIAAPGTDIISTIIGSQYYEVSGTSMSVPHVAGVAALLASEGYNNEEIRHIIMETADKIPGTGTLWTSGRLNAERAVRYAQ; encoded by the coding sequence ATGAAAAGGGAATTATGGGCTTTATTTTTAGTGTTTCTGTTGATCACTTCATTGTCGATCTCATTGTGGTCTCCGACAACTGTGGAATCAGCTACGTCGGAATCGATTGAAAAGCGTCTGATCGTGAAATATAAAACGAAAACCAGTGAAAACGTCCGTCAATCTCTGGTTCGTAAACGCGGAGACCAGATCATTCTTGAGAGTCATCAACTAGATTTCCTGGTTGTTGAAATACCAGAGGGAGAATCTTCTTCTTTGGCTGTAGAACAGTATCGCAAACATCCTGATGTCGAATATGTGGAGTTGGATCGTCCTGGAAATGTTGATATTGTAACGAATGATCTGTCCACTCCTCAATGGAATCGGCAAAAAGTAAAAGCGTTTTTACCAAATGATCCCCTTTTCTCCACTTACCAATGGGGGCTACAAAAAATTAAGGCTCCAGAGGCCTGGGATCTTACAATGGGATCTTCGGATGTCACGATAGCCGTTGTCGATTCTGGTGTTCAGGATGATCATCCCGACCTGGAAGGAAGAGTGATTAAAGGCTACGACTTTGTGGAGAATGATTGGGATCCTCAGGACGAATATGGACATGGAACCCATATTGCAGGGATTGCGGCGGCTACCACCAACAACGGGATCGGCATTGCGGGTATTGCCCCTCACTCCAAAATCCTGTCCGTTCGCATCTTTAAGAACGAGACAGATAGCGGATACACTTCTTACTTCGCTCAGGGTATCATCCATGCTGCCGATCAGGGGGCCGATGTCATCACCTGTAGCTTTGGTATCAATGAGCATAGTCCAACGCTGGAAGCTGCCGTCTTGTATGCTTGGGAGAAGGGAGCGGTGGTTATAGGCTCAGCTGGGAACAATCCTACTTCCAAACCGCGTTACCCTGCTGCTTACAAACCTGCTATTTCAGTAGCAAACACTGATTCAAACGATGAAAAAGCGGAGAGTTCCAACTTTGGGGAATGGGTCGACATTGCAGCGCCAGGTACAGATATCATCTCGACAATTATCGGTAGCCAATACTATGAGGTGAGCGGTACATCGATGTCTGTTCCCCATGTTGCAGGAGTGGCGGCATTGCTCGCTTCAGAAGGATATAACAACGAAGAAATTCGGCACATCATTATGGAGACGGCCGACAAAATTCCCGGGACAGGCACCCTATGGACTTCCGGAAGGCTTAATGCGGAGCGTGCGGTCCGATACGCTCAATAA